The following are encoded in a window of Citrobacter freundii genomic DNA:
- the rarA gene encoding replication-associated recombination protein RarA, producing the protein MGNLSLDFSDNTFQPLAARMRPENLAQYIGQQHLLAAGKPLPRAIEAGHLHSMILWGPPGTGKTTLAEVIARYANADVERISAVTSGVKEIREAIERARQNRNAGRRTILFVDEVHRFNKSQQDAFLPHIEDGTITFIGATTENPSFELNSALLSRARVYLLKSLTTDDIEQVLDQAMADKARGYGGQDIVLPNETRRAIAELVNGDARRALNTLEMMADMAEVDASGKRVLQPTLLTEIAGERSARFDNKGDRFYDLISALHKSVRGSAPDAALYWYARIITAGGDPLYVARRCLAIASEDVGNADPRAMQVAISAWDCFTRVGPAEGERAIAQAIVYLACAPKSNAVYTAYKAALADARDRPDYDVPVHLRNAPTKLMKEMGYGQEYRYAHDEPNAYAAGEEYFPQELAQTRYYRPTNRGLEGKIGEKLAWLAGQDQNSPIKRYR; encoded by the coding sequence GTGGGTAATCTGTCGCTCGATTTTTCTGATAATACCTTTCAGCCGCTGGCCGCGCGTATGCGGCCAGAAAATTTAGCGCAGTATATCGGCCAGCAGCATTTGCTGGCTGCAGGTAAGCCCTTGCCACGCGCCATCGAGGCCGGGCACCTGCACTCCATGATCTTATGGGGCCCTCCAGGCACGGGTAAAACGACTCTTGCTGAAGTGATCGCCCGCTACGCGAACGCAGATGTTGAACGCATTTCGGCCGTCACCTCGGGTGTGAAAGAAATTCGTGAGGCGATTGAACGTGCGCGTCAGAATCGTAACGCCGGTCGGCGCACTATATTGTTTGTGGATGAAGTCCACCGCTTTAATAAAAGTCAGCAGGACGCCTTTCTCCCTCATATTGAAGATGGCACCATTACGTTTATAGGCGCCACGACTGAAAACCCCTCGTTTGAGCTGAACTCGGCATTACTGTCGCGTGCGCGCGTCTATCTGCTTAAATCGCTCACTACCGACGATATCGAGCAGGTACTGGATCAGGCGATGGCGGACAAAGCGCGAGGCTACGGCGGCCAGGATATTGTTCTGCCGAATGAAACCCGTCGGGCCATTGCCGAGCTGGTGAATGGCGATGCGCGTCGGGCACTAAATACGCTGGAAATGATGGCCGATATGGCGGAAGTCGACGCCAGCGGAAAACGCGTTTTACAACCCACATTGCTGACAGAGATTGCCGGAGAGCGTAGCGCACGCTTTGATAATAAAGGCGATCGTTTTTACGATCTTATCTCGGCATTACATAAATCAGTACGCGGAAGCGCGCCGGATGCGGCCCTCTACTGGTACGCACGCATCATTACTGCAGGGGGCGATCCGCTGTATGTTGCACGCCGCTGTCTGGCGATCGCTTCTGAAGACGTGGGTAATGCCGATCCCCGAGCCATGCAGGTGGCGATTTCGGCATGGGATTGTTTCACTCGCGTTGGACCTGCGGAAGGTGAGCGGGCGATTGCCCAGGCGATTGTTTATTTGGCCTGCGCGCCGAAGAGTAACGCGGTGTATACCGCCTATAAAGCGGCGTTGGCAGATGCACGCGATCGTCCGGATTACGACGTACCCGTGCATCTGCGTAATGCGCCGACGAAGTTAATGAAAGAAATGGGCTACGGCCAGGAATATCGCTACGCGCACGACGAGCCGAATGCGTATGCTGCCGGCGAAGAGTACTTCCCGCAGGAACTGGCACAAACACGCTATTATCGCCCGACAAACAGAGGTCTTGAGGGTAAGATTGGCGAAAAGCTCGCCTGGCTTGCCGGACAGGATCAAAATAGCCCTATAAAACGCTACCGTTAG
- the lolA gene encoding outer membrane lipoprotein chaperone LolA, which produces MKKIAITCALLSSFVVSSVWADAASDLKSRLDKVSSFHASFTQKVTDGSGAAVQEGQGDLWVKRPNLFNWHMTQPDESILVSDGKTLWFFNPFVEQATATWLKDATGNTPFMLIARNQSSDWQQYNIKQNGDDFVLTPKTSSGNLKQFTINVGRDGTIHQFSAVEQDDQRSSYQLKSQQNGAIEPSKFTFTPPQGVTVDDQRK; this is translated from the coding sequence ATGAAAAAGATCGCAATCACCTGTGCATTACTGTCGAGCTTTGTGGTGAGCAGCGTCTGGGCTGACGCCGCCAGTGACCTGAAAAGCCGTCTGGATAAAGTCAGTAGCTTCCATGCCAGCTTTACTCAGAAGGTGACTGATGGTAGCGGCGCAGCGGTACAGGAAGGTCAGGGTGACCTGTGGGTTAAACGTCCGAACCTGTTTAACTGGCATATGACACAGCCTGATGAAAGCATTCTGGTCTCCGACGGTAAAACGCTGTGGTTCTTTAATCCGTTTGTCGAACAGGCCACGGCAACCTGGCTGAAAGATGCCACGGGTAATACGCCGTTTATGCTGATTGCGCGCAACCAGTCCAGCGACTGGCAGCAGTACAACATCAAGCAAAACGGTGATGACTTCGTGTTGACTCCGAAAACCAGCAGCGGCAATCTGAAGCAGTTCACCATCAATGTGGGACGCGACGGCACTATCCATCAGTTTAGCGCCGTCGAGCAGGACGATCAGCGCAGTAGCTATCAGCTGAAATCTCAGCAGAATGGCGCAATCGAACCATCCAAATTCACCTTTACCCCTCCGCAGGGTGTCACGGTAGACGATCAACGTAAGTAG
- the ftsK gene encoding DNA translocase FtsK, producing the protein MSQEYTEDKDVTLTKLSSGRRLLEALLILIALFAVWLMAALLSFNPSDPSWSQTAWHEPIHNLGGIPGAWLADTLFFIFGIMAYTLPVIIVGGCWFTWRHQASDEYVDYFAVSLRIIGVLALILTSCGLAAINADDIWYFASGGVIGSLLSTTLQPLLHSSGGTLTLLCIWAAGLTLFTGWSWVSIAEKLGGWLLNILTFASNRTRRDDTWVDDEEYEDDEESVDIAEGKPHESRRARILRGALARRKRLAEKFTNPLGRHTDAALFSGKRMDDEDEIEYSARGVAADPNDVLFSGNRATLPEYDEFDPLLSGHSVTEPVTAAAAATATAQAWSAPADPLMQAPLVSGGVPVQPAPTAAWQPAPAPQVAEPVVTPAYEGYPQPAQYTQPTAQPYEPWQQPAPVEPQPQYAVPPVVEPQYQQPVAPQPQMQPQWQPPVPEQSWQQQPVQQPVPSPDPVYHPQPAYQQESTFQQPASQQPPAFVQEPVVEQPPVVEPEPVVEETKPARPPLYYFEEVEEKRAREREQLAAWYQPIPEPLQEPERIKPSMPSMPTAASIPPVESVAAVAPLAAGVKNAAMGAGAAAVAAPVFSLAGSGAPRPQVKEGIGPQLPRPNRVRVPTRRELASYGIKLPSQRMAEEKAREEQLDTDYTDDEIEAMQQDELARQFAQSQQHRYGEEYQDNTHQIEDEESAAEAELARQFASSQQQRYSGEQPAGANPFSLDDFAFSPMKALVDDGPHEPLFTPSVMPEPEPVPQQHYQQPPQPVAPQQHYQQPPQPVAPQQHYQQPPQPVAPQQHYQQPPQPVAPQQHYQQPSQPVTPQPQDSLIHPLLMRNGDSRPVQRPTTLLPSLDLLTPPPSEVEPVDTFALEQMARLVEARLADFRIKADVVNYSPGPVITRFELNLAPGVKAARISNLSRDLARSLSTAAVRVVEVIPGKPYVGLELPNKKRQTVYLREVLDNAKFRDNPSPLTVVLGKDIAGEPVTADLAKMPHLLVAGTTGSGKSVGVNAMILSMLYKAQPEDVRFIMIDPKMLELSVYEGIPHLLTEVVTDMKDAANALRWSVNEMERRYKLMSALGVRNLAGYNEKIAEADRMGRPIPDPYWKPGDSMDVTHPVLKKEPYIVVLVDEFADLMMTVGKKVEELIARLAQKARAAGIHLVLATQRPSVDVITGLIKANIPTRIAFTVSSKIDSRTILDQSGAESLLGMGDMLYSAPNSTIPVRVHGAFVRDEEVHAVVQDWKARGRPQYVEGITSDSESEGGGGGFDNGEELDPLFDQAVNFVTQKRKASISGVQRQFRIGYNRAARIIEQMEAQGIVSEQGHNGNREVLAPPPFD; encoded by the coding sequence TTGAGCCAGGAATACACTGAAGACAAAGACGTCACATTGACGAAGTTAAGCAGCGGGCGCCGACTTCTGGAAGCGCTACTGATCCTTATTGCCCTTTTTGCCGTCTGGTTGATGGCTGCCTTACTCAGCTTTAACCCTTCGGATCCCAGCTGGTCGCAAACCGCGTGGCACGAGCCTATCCACAATCTTGGGGGAATACCCGGAGCATGGTTGGCGGACACGCTGTTCTTTATTTTTGGCATCATGGCCTACACCCTACCTGTGATCATTGTTGGGGGCTGTTGGTTTACCTGGCGACATCAGGCCAGTGACGAGTACGTTGACTATTTCGCCGTATCGCTGCGCATCATTGGCGTTCTGGCGCTCATTCTCACCTCTTGCGGACTGGCGGCAATCAATGCCGATGATATCTGGTATTTCGCGTCTGGCGGCGTGATTGGCAGTCTGCTCAGTACCACGCTACAACCTCTGCTGCATAGCAGCGGGGGAACACTCACACTATTGTGCATCTGGGCGGCAGGTCTGACGTTGTTTACCGGTTGGTCATGGGTGAGCATTGCGGAAAAACTGGGCGGCTGGTTACTCAATATCCTGACCTTTGCCAGTAACCGCACTCGTCGTGACGATACCTGGGTCGATGACGAAGAATATGAAGACGATGAAGAGTCCGTCGACATCGCCGAAGGAAAACCGCATGAATCACGCCGGGCGCGTATTCTTCGTGGGGCATTAGCACGTCGTAAGCGGCTGGCCGAGAAGTTTACCAATCCGCTTGGTCGTCATACCGATGCTGCACTGTTCTCCGGTAAACGGATGGACGACGAAGATGAAATTGAATACAGCGCCCGTGGTGTTGCCGCCGATCCGAATGATGTTCTGTTCTCGGGTAATCGCGCGACGCTGCCTGAATATGATGAGTTCGACCCGCTGCTAAGTGGTCACTCGGTGACTGAGCCTGTGACAGCCGCAGCAGCAGCCACGGCGACCGCGCAGGCCTGGAGTGCGCCAGCCGATCCTTTAATGCAAGCTCCGCTGGTTTCCGGTGGTGTTCCTGTTCAGCCTGCACCGACTGCTGCATGGCAACCTGCGCCAGCGCCACAGGTGGCTGAGCCGGTTGTGACTCCTGCCTACGAAGGTTATCCGCAGCCTGCACAATATACTCAACCGACGGCACAGCCTTATGAGCCGTGGCAGCAGCCCGCACCGGTTGAGCCTCAGCCGCAATATGCTGTGCCGCCCGTTGTCGAACCTCAATACCAACAGCCGGTAGCTCCGCAGCCGCAAATGCAGCCGCAGTGGCAGCCGCCTGTTCCAGAACAAAGCTGGCAGCAACAGCCGGTACAGCAGCCGGTTCCTTCACCGGATCCTGTTTATCACCCGCAGCCGGCTTACCAGCAGGAATCCACATTCCAGCAGCCTGCGTCTCAGCAGCCGCCTGCTTTCGTGCAGGAGCCTGTTGTTGAGCAACCGCCGGTTGTCGAGCCTGAACCGGTTGTGGAAGAGACGAAACCGGCGCGTCCGCCACTCTATTACTTTGAAGAGGTGGAAGAAAAGCGCGCGCGTGAGCGTGAACAGCTCGCGGCCTGGTATCAGCCCATTCCTGAACCACTGCAGGAACCTGAACGAATTAAACCGTCAATGCCATCAATGCCAACTGCCGCATCTATACCGCCGGTTGAATCCGTCGCGGCCGTCGCGCCGCTGGCTGCCGGAGTGAAAAACGCCGCAATGGGCGCTGGGGCCGCTGCTGTAGCTGCACCTGTGTTTAGTCTGGCGGGTAGCGGTGCGCCGCGTCCACAGGTGAAAGAAGGCATTGGTCCGCAGTTGCCGCGTCCAAATCGCGTCCGTGTGCCAACGCGTCGTGAGCTGGCTTCATATGGTATCAAACTACCGTCGCAACGTATGGCCGAAGAGAAAGCGCGAGAAGAACAGCTTGATACGGATTATACCGACGATGAAATTGAAGCGATGCAACAGGATGAGCTGGCGCGTCAGTTCGCCCAGTCGCAGCAGCATCGTTATGGTGAAGAGTATCAGGACAATACGCATCAGATTGAGGACGAAGAGTCTGCAGCAGAAGCGGAGTTGGCCCGTCAGTTTGCCTCTTCCCAGCAGCAGCGCTATTCCGGCGAACAGCCTGCGGGCGCTAATCCGTTCTCGTTAGATGACTTTGCTTTCTCGCCGATGAAAGCACTGGTGGATGATGGCCCGCATGAGCCGCTGTTTACCCCAAGCGTTATGCCTGAACCGGAGCCTGTGCCGCAGCAGCATTATCAGCAGCCGCCACAGCCTGTTGCGCCGCAGCAGCATTATCAGCAGCCGCCACAGCCTGTTGCACCGCAGCAGCATTATCAGCAGCCGCCACAGCCTGTTGCACCGCAGCAGCATTATCAGCAGCCGCCACAGCCTGTTGCACCGCAGCAGCATTATCAGCAACCGTCACAGCCTGTTACACCGCAGCCGCAGGATAGCCTGATCCATCCATTATTGATGCGCAATGGCGACAGCCGTCCTGTTCAGCGTCCAACCACGCTGCTGCCATCGCTGGATCTGCTCACCCCGCCACCGAGTGAAGTTGAGCCGGTGGACACCTTCGCGCTGGAGCAAATGGCGCGACTGGTGGAAGCGCGCTTAGCAGATTTCCGTATTAAGGCTGATGTGGTGAACTATTCACCGGGCCCGGTGATAACCCGTTTTGAACTGAATTTGGCTCCGGGTGTTAAGGCTGCACGGATTTCTAACCTCTCCCGAGACCTGGCGCGTTCACTGTCAACCGCTGCGGTTCGTGTGGTGGAGGTTATTCCAGGTAAACCGTATGTTGGGTTGGAATTACCGAACAAAAAACGGCAGACCGTCTACCTGCGCGAAGTGCTGGATAACGCGAAATTCCGTGATAATCCTTCTCCGCTGACCGTAGTGCTCGGTAAAGATATTGCCGGCGAACCGGTTACGGCTGATTTGGCGAAGATGCCGCATCTGCTGGTGGCGGGTACCACGGGTTCCGGTAAGTCTGTTGGGGTCAATGCTATGATCCTCAGCATGCTGTATAAGGCGCAGCCGGAAGATGTGCGATTCATTATGATCGACCCAAAAATGCTCGAGTTGTCGGTTTATGAGGGCATTCCGCATCTGTTGACGGAAGTGGTTACAGATATGAAGGATGCTGCCAACGCGTTGCGCTGGAGCGTCAATGAAATGGAACGCCGCTACAAACTGATGTCAGCGCTGGGCGTGCGTAATCTGGCGGGTTACAACGAGAAGATCGCAGAAGCGGATCGTATGGGGCGCCCGATCCCGGACCCGTACTGGAAACCGGGCGATAGCATGGATGTTACCCATCCGGTGCTGAAAAAAGAGCCTTATATCGTTGTCCTGGTCGATGAATTTGCTGACCTGATGATGACCGTCGGTAAAAAGGTGGAAGAACTGATCGCTCGTTTGGCGCAAAAAGCGCGTGCGGCGGGGATCCACCTGGTGCTGGCGACCCAGCGTCCGTCGGTTGATGTGATTACCGGGCTTATCAAAGCCAACATCCCGACCCGTATTGCCTTTACCGTGTCGAGTAAAATTGATTCGCGTACCATCCTTGATCAGTCAGGTGCTGAATCACTGTTAGGGATGGGGGATATGCTTTATTCCGCACCAAACTCGACAATTCCGGTGCGTGTACACGGTGCCTTTGTGCGTGATGAAGAAGTTCATGCCGTTGTTCAAGACTGGAAAGCGCGAGGCCGTCCGCAATACGTTGAGGGCATCACTTCTGATAGCGAAAGCGAAGGCGGCGGCGGTGGTTTTGACAATGGGGAAGAACTGGATCCGCTGTTTGATCAGGCGGTGAATTTTGTTACCCAAAAACGCAAAGCCTCCATCTCCGGCGTCCAGCGTCAGTTCCGCATCGGTTACAACCGCGCGGCACGTATCATCGAGCAGATGGAAGCGCAGGGGATTGTCAGTGAGCAAGGGCATAATGGTAATCGTGAAGTGCTGGCGCCGCCGCCCTTCGATTGA
- the lrp gene encoding leucine-responsive transcriptional regulator Lrp, translating to MVDSKKRPGKDLDRIDRNILNELQKDGRISNVELSKRVGLSPTPCLERVRRLERQGFIQGYTALLNPHYLDASLLVFVEITLNRGAPDVFEQFNTAVQKLEEIQECHLVSGDFDYLLKTRVPDMSAYRKLLGETLLRLPGVNDTRTYVVMEEVKQSNRLVIKTR from the coding sequence ATGGTAGATAGTAAGAAGCGCCCTGGCAAAGATCTCGACCGTATCGATCGTAACATTCTTAATGAGCTGCAAAAGGATGGGCGTATTTCTAACGTCGAGCTTTCTAAACGAGTGGGACTTTCACCAACGCCCTGCCTTGAGCGTGTGCGTCGGTTAGAAAGACAGGGATTTATTCAGGGCTATACGGCGCTGTTAAACCCGCATTATCTGGATGCATCACTTCTGGTTTTTGTTGAGATTACTCTGAATCGTGGCGCACCGGATGTCTTTGAGCAGTTCAACACTGCAGTGCAAAAACTTGAAGAAATTCAAGAGTGTCATTTGGTTTCCGGTGATTTCGACTACCTGCTGAAAACACGCGTACCGGATATGTCAGCATACCGCAAGCTATTGGGGGAAACCCTGCTGCGTCTGCCTGGCGTGAATGACACACGTACTTACGTGGTAATGGAAGAAGTTAAACAGAGCAATCGTCTGGTAATTAAGACGCGCTAA
- the trxB gene encoding thioredoxin-disulfide reductase — MGTTKHSKLLILGSGPAGYTAAVYAARANLQPVLITGMEKGGQLTTTTEVENWPGDPHDLTGPLLMERMHEHATKFETEIIFDHISKVDLQNRPFRLTGDSGEYTCDALIIATGASARYLGLPSEEAFKGRGVSACATCDGFFYRNQKVAVIGGGNTAVEEALYLANIASEVHLIHRRDSFRAEKILIKRLMDKVENGNIVLHTHRTLEEVTGDQMGVTGLRLRDTQNTDNVESLDVAGLFVAIGHSPNTAIFEGQLELENGYIKVQSGIHGNATQTSIPGVFAAGDVMDHIYRQAITSAGTGCMAALDAERYLDGLADACK; from the coding sequence ATGGGCACGACCAAACACAGTAAACTTCTTATTCTGGGTTCAGGCCCTGCCGGGTATACCGCTGCGGTCTATGCTGCACGCGCAAACCTGCAACCGGTACTGATTACCGGTATGGAAAAAGGGGGTCAGTTGACCACGACGACGGAAGTCGAAAACTGGCCTGGCGACCCGCACGATCTTACGGGCCCACTGCTGATGGAACGTATGCATGAGCATGCGACAAAATTTGAAACGGAAATCATTTTTGATCACATCAGCAAGGTTGATCTGCAGAACCGTCCGTTCCGTCTGACCGGCGACAGCGGCGAGTACACCTGCGATGCGTTGATTATCGCCACCGGCGCTTCCGCACGCTACCTTGGCTTACCGTCTGAAGAAGCGTTTAAAGGTCGCGGTGTTTCTGCCTGTGCGACCTGTGACGGATTCTTCTATCGCAACCAGAAGGTGGCGGTTATCGGCGGTGGCAACACGGCTGTAGAAGAAGCGTTGTATCTGGCGAATATTGCCTCTGAAGTGCATTTGATTCACCGTCGCGACAGCTTCCGTGCAGAAAAAATCCTTATCAAGCGCCTGATGGATAAAGTCGAAAACGGCAACATCGTGCTGCACACGCACCGCACGCTGGAAGAAGTGACCGGCGATCAAATGGGCGTCACCGGACTGCGTCTGCGTGATACCCAAAACACCGATAACGTCGAGTCTCTGGACGTTGCAGGACTGTTTGTCGCCATTGGTCACAGCCCGAACACCGCGATTTTTGAAGGCCAGCTTGAGCTGGAAAACGGCTACATCAAGGTTCAGTCCGGCATTCACGGTAATGCGACGCAAACCAGCATTCCAGGCGTGTTCGCGGCCGGTGACGTGATGGACCATATTTATCGCCAGGCGATTACCTCTGCAGGTACGGGTTGTATGGCAGCCCTTGATGCAGAGCGTTATCTCGACGGTCTGGCTGACGCCTGCAAATAA
- the cydD gene encoding heme ABC transporter permease/ATP-binding protein CydD, translated as MNKTRQKELTRWLKQQSVISQRWLNISRLLGFVSGLLIVAQAWLLARILDHMIMDNIPREALLLPFIVLVLIFILRAWVVWLRERVGFHAGQHIRFEIRRQVLDRLQQAGPAWIQGKPAGSWATLVLEQIDDMHDYYARYLPQMALAVCVPILIVAAIFPSNWIAALILLGTAPLIPMFMAMVGMGAADANRRNFQALARLSGHFLDRLRGMETLRIFGRGEAETESIRAASQDFRQRTMEVLRLAFLSSGVLEFFTSLSIALVAVYFGFSYLGELNFGHYGVGVTLASGFLALILAPEFFQPLRDLGTFYHAKAQAVGAADSLKTFMEMPLAHPERGDIELAVKEPVSITAEDLVITSPEGKVLAGPLNFSLPAGQRAVLVGRSGSGKSSLLNALSGFLSYQGSLRINGFELRSLAPDSWRKQLSWVGQNPQLPAPTLRDNVLLARPDASEQQLQAALDSAWVSEFLPLLPQDVDTPVGDQAARLSVGQAQRVAVARALLNPCQLMLLDEPAASLDAHSEQRVMQALNAASRRQTTLMVTHQLEDLTEWDAIWVMQDGQIVEQGTYAQLSAANGAFATLLAHRQEDI; from the coding sequence ATGAATAAAACCCGTCAAAAAGAGCTAACACGCTGGTTAAAACAGCAAAGTGTCATTTCCCAGCGTTGGCTGAATATTTCACGCCTGTTAGGCTTCGTCAGCGGCCTGTTAATTGTCGCTCAGGCCTGGCTCCTGGCACGCATTCTTGATCACATGATCATGGATAATATTCCCCGCGAAGCCCTTCTGCTCCCTTTCATCGTATTAGTGCTGATTTTCATCCTGCGTGCATGGGTGGTCTGGCTACGTGAGCGGGTCGGTTTTCACGCGGGACAGCACATTCGTTTTGAAATTCGCCGTCAGGTTCTGGACCGTCTGCAACAGGCAGGCCCCGCGTGGATCCAGGGTAAACCAGCCGGAAGTTGGGCCACGTTGGTGCTCGAGCAGATTGACGATATGCATGATTACTACGCGCGTTATCTGCCGCAAATGGCGCTTGCCGTCTGCGTCCCCATTTTGATTGTCGCGGCCATTTTCCCGTCTAACTGGATAGCTGCCCTTATTCTGCTTGGCACTGCACCGCTAATCCCCATGTTTATGGCAATGGTCGGTATGGGCGCTGCTGATGCTAACCGACGTAACTTTCAGGCGCTAGCCCGACTCAGCGGTCATTTCCTCGACCGCTTGCGTGGTATGGAAACGTTAAGAATATTTGGTCGCGGCGAAGCGGAAACAGAAAGCATTCGTGCGGCATCACAAGATTTTCGCCAGCGCACCATGGAAGTTCTGCGCCTCGCGTTCCTCTCCTCCGGCGTACTGGAATTTTTCACCTCGCTGTCCATCGCGCTGGTGGCGGTTTACTTTGGCTTCTCGTACCTCGGTGAACTCAACTTCGGCCACTATGGCGTTGGTGTTACCTTAGCCTCTGGATTCCTGGCACTGATTCTTGCGCCTGAGTTTTTCCAGCCCTTACGCGATCTGGGCACGTTTTATCATGCCAAAGCCCAGGCCGTCGGTGCCGCAGACAGCCTGAAAACGTTCATGGAAATGCCGCTGGCGCATCCTGAACGTGGCGACATTGAGCTGGCCGTAAAAGAGCCGGTTTCGATTACCGCAGAAGATCTGGTTATCACCTCCCCGGAAGGTAAAGTGCTTGCTGGTCCACTTAACTTCTCGCTGCCAGCCGGTCAGCGCGCGGTACTGGTGGGACGTAGCGGCTCCGGTAAGAGCTCGCTGCTGAATGCCCTTTCTGGTTTTCTCTCGTATCAGGGTTCGCTGCGAATTAATGGTTTTGAGCTTCGCTCCCTGGCCCCTGACTCCTGGCGAAAACAGCTGTCGTGGGTAGGACAGAACCCACAGCTTCCTGCCCCAACGTTGCGCGATAATGTGCTGCTGGCACGTCCAGATGCCAGCGAGCAACAGCTTCAGGCCGCGCTCGACAGCGCCTGGGTAAGTGAGTTTTTACCTCTGCTGCCTCAGGACGTGGATACCCCGGTCGGCGATCAGGCCGCCCGACTTTCCGTCGGGCAAGCGCAGCGCGTTGCCGTCGCCCGCGCCTTGCTCAATCCGTGTCAGCTAATGCTACTGGACGAACCCGCCGCTAGCCTCGATGCGCACAGCGAGCAGCGCGTCATGCAGGCGCTGAATGCAGCATCACGCCGCCAGACCACGCTGATGGTCACGCACCAGCTTGAAGACCTTACCGAGTGGGATGCCATTTGGGTCATGCAGGACGGACAGATCGTCGAGCAAGGCACTTATGCTCAACTGAGCGCAGCCAACGGGGCTTTTGCAACACTGCTGGCTCACCGTCAGGAGGACATCTAA